GGCCATATTACCAAGGACGGTTCCATCGCTGGCCCCAAAGTTTTGGAACATATGGTGGATACGGTCTTACAGTTTGAAGGAGACCGACATTTGACTTATCGGATTCTCCGTACTTCCAAAAACCGTTTCGGCTCTACACATGAACTCGGCATATATGAGATGCGGGCAGAAGGGCTGAGATCAGTAGCTAATCCATCCGAAATTCTCTTGACCCAGCGGGAAGAGGTCCTAAACGGCGTAGCTATTGGTGCCATGATGGAAGGAAATCGACCGCTTTTAATCGAAATCCAATCTTTAGTCAGTCCGGCTACTTATGGTACTCCTCAGCGAAGTAGCACCGGCCATGATGCCAAGCGATTGAATATGCTTTTGGCGGTGTTGGAAAAGCGTGGAGGGATGCGGTTGGGTCAGCAAGATGTGTTTTTGAATGTTGCTGGAGGACTTCGTGTAGATGACCCGGGACTGGATTTAGCTGTTTGTGCGTCTTTGATTTCCAGTTATGAGGATACTCCGGTATCTGAGCAGATTTGTTTTGCAGGAGAAGTGGGGCTGGGAGGTGAAATCCGCGCGGTCTCTCGAATCGAAAACCGAATTGCTGAAGCGGAAAAACTTGGCTTCAAAAAAATTGTAGTCTCTAAATATGCCGTGAAAGGCTTGGACCTAAACAAATTTAAAATACAAATCCTGCAGGTGAGTAAGCTGGAGGAGATGTATCAATTGATCTTTTAAAATGTTTTTTAATTAATCATGTTGGTAAGCTTGAAGCCTAAAAAAATTGCCATCCTAGGTGCTGGTGGAATGGGAGTATGTACTGCCCTCGAATTAGCCCAAAGAGGATACAACGTTGATCTATACGAAGAGCATCATCTTCCTTTGCGAAAGGCAAGCTATGCCAATGAAGGGAAAGTTCATGTGGGCTTTATTTATGCCATGGATAAAAGCTTTCATACCGCATACCAAATGTTGGTTGGAGCCGTCCACTTCACAGAATATCTCAAACGATGGGTTGAGATAAAACCTGAGGAAATGATTTCCACTCCTTTTTATTACCTGGTGCACAAGGGATCATTGCTCACTGCACAAGCGCTCAATGTTCATTATCAGCGCTGTTGTGAGGTCTTTGATCAGCTTTCAGGAGGAGGAAAAATGAAGTACTTGGGCTTGTTCGATTCACTTCAGGCGACCCTTTTGCCCAAGTCTAAAATTGAAGAAATTGGCAATCCTGAGTACATCGAAGACATTTTTGAAACAACCGAATACGCTGTCGATCCAAGGTATATCGCCGAAAAACTCACAGAAGCTTTAGCCCTAAATCCAAATATTAACCTTATTGCGTCCACCAAGGTAGAATCCGTGTCAAAGGTTGGGAGCTATCTTCGAGTA
Above is a window of Algoriphagus sanaruensis DNA encoding:
- a CDS encoding FAD-dependent oxidoreductase codes for the protein MLVSLKPKKIAILGAGGMGVCTALELAQRGYNVDLYEEHHLPLRKASYANEGKVHVGFIYAMDKSFHTAYQMLVGAVHFTEYLKRWVEIKPEEMISTPFYYLVHKGSLLTAQALNVHYQRCCEVFDQLSGGGKMKYLGLFDSLQATLLPKSKIEEIGNPEYIEDIFETTEYAVDPRYIAEKLTEALALNPNINLIASTKVESVSKVGSYLRVHAVQGDTKLTEDYTDVINSTWNGLLEIDRTMGIEPVGTWSHRYKFGNKILVPLKRQDLPSTTMVLGPFGDTVNFGDRGAFMSWYPIGRTGWSEAYRPPDWDSMYSPEERMEVFQGSFEELKKRVPALDKLKFDPESVDPVGGDILALGNIDVDKNESRLHERFEVGIRSFGNYHSVDTGKYTIIPYLAMKMADRIEGKV
- the radA gene encoding DNA repair protein RadA, with the protein product MAKVKTTFFCQNCGAQSPKWLGKCPACGEWNTYVEEILQKEETGKGSWKPQGSGLKKSNTPKKIDEVNYEEQPRWVTSDPELDRVLGGGIVAGSLVLIGGEPGIGKSTLMLQIALTLKGKKVLYVSGEESEAQIKMRADRMSAKNPDCYVLSETNTQQIFQQIEILKPDFLVIDSIQTLSSQYVESAAGSVSQVRECTAELMKFAKETGTPVFLIGHITKDGSIAGPKVLEHMVDTVLQFEGDRHLTYRILRTSKNRFGSTHELGIYEMRAEGLRSVANPSEILLTQREEVLNGVAIGAMMEGNRPLLIEIQSLVSPATYGTPQRSSTGHDAKRLNMLLAVLEKRGGMRLGQQDVFLNVAGGLRVDDPGLDLAVCASLISSYEDTPVSEQICFAGEVGLGGEIRAVSRIENRIAEAEKLGFKKIVVSKYAVKGLDLNKFKIQILQVSKLEEMYQLIF